In a single window of the Aminomonas paucivorans DSM 12260 genome:
- the moaA gene encoding GTP 3',8-cyclase MoaA, which yields MRISITDRCNYRCVYCMPPEGIPALEHHRILRYEEILFLCEALVAMGVRRVRFTGGEPLVRKGVLPFLKELRERFPSLRVALTTNGSLLKPYAQDLAALDLDSLNVSLDTLDPERFRQLTRLGCLQDVLGGLDAVSRAGVAPIKLNTVLIRGENDHEIPALLDFAHRRGHLLRLIEFMPLEDQRWSSDAFIGADEILRSLPGPGDWIEEEEAEAGVVKGPARYFRNRVTAQRLGIIAAVSHHFCSQCNRLRITATGELRTCLFAQEGTNLRPFLAAQDKEGLEKALRRSVLEKPRCWEDVQDGKLHMSHIGG from the coding sequence GTGAGGATCTCGATCACCGATCGGTGCAACTACCGCTGCGTCTACTGCATGCCTCCCGAGGGGATTCCCGCGTTGGAGCACCACCGGATCCTTCGTTACGAGGAGATCCTGTTTCTCTGCGAGGCCTTGGTGGCCATGGGGGTCCGGCGAGTGCGCTTCACGGGAGGCGAACCCCTGGTGCGCAAGGGGGTGCTTCCCTTTCTTAAGGAACTGCGGGAGCGTTTCCCTTCCCTTCGCGTGGCCTTGACCACCAACGGTTCTCTCCTGAAGCCCTACGCTCAGGACCTTGCCGCCCTGGACCTGGACAGTTTGAACGTCAGCCTCGATACCCTGGATCCAGAGCGTTTTCGTCAGCTGACCCGTTTGGGGTGCCTTCAGGATGTTCTGGGCGGACTGGATGCCGTTTCCAGGGCTGGCGTGGCTCCCATCAAGCTGAACACGGTCCTCATCCGAGGGGAGAACGATCACGAGATCCCTGCCCTGTTGGATTTCGCGCATCGGCGAGGCCACCTGCTGCGGCTCATCGAGTTCATGCCGCTGGAAGACCAGCGTTGGAGTTCCGACGCCTTCATCGGGGCCGACGAGATCCTCCGGAGTCTCCCGGGGCCAGGAGACTGGATCGAAGAAGAGGAGGCGGAGGCGGGAGTGGTCAAGGGACCCGCCCGCTATTTCCGCAACCGCGTCACCGCCCAGCGTTTGGGGATCATCGCGGCGGTCTCCCACCACTTCTGCTCTCAGTGCAATCGGCTTCGGATCACCGCCACGGGGGAACTCCGGACGTGTCTCTTTGCCCAAGAAGGCACGAACCTGCGCCCCTTTCTTGCGGCACAGGACAAAGAGGGACTCGAGAAAGCCCTGCGTCGATCGGTTCTGGAAAAACCCCGTTGTTGGGAGGATGTCCAAGACGGGAAACTGCACATGTCCCACATAGGAGGTTAA
- a CDS encoding substrate-binding domain-containing protein — protein sequence MDSALSCREHLPREEALQILRDRFAPLPARPVPLEQASGEVLAEEVVGARNVPHYPAAAVDGYALASEDTAQASPARPVLLSRDRFCWVNTGGAVPPSCDAVVMVEDTSEGPDGLVVVRATPRGQNVRPVGEDVLAGQVLARPGDPVTPALQALLLCAGVREIPALPKPRVLFIPTGDEILSVEEWFRSGATPPPGTVVESNSLLLRGLFRGWGMDLHVHPLVPDDPVQIRQALDEGAESYDVVLLGAGSAKGKRDHSASVLREGGGLLFRWLLMKPGRPAMGGAWKGKPVLVLPGFPMSTAVVAWGLVHPFLEHLASSSVPSGEELCSSLGCGEPQECRLLVPLSSAQGMEDWVRLKCARIRDQVVAWPLSTGASSLFALAECDALGVLPRETLELPKGSPLSFYTLKRMDLDRTVLFQGSDDPAFQRLASRVRLRGAQVAIRTVGSLGGLAALARGEAHLAACHLLDPQTGIYNDSFLAQFDPQRQWWRRRLYYREQGLIVPSGNPLGLRTIRDLAARGIRLANRQPGAGTRVLLDHLLGREGIPPAGLEGYDIQCVSHMEAANRVASGQADVTLGIRAAAEALGLDFISLAVEPFEIVGPREFEGHPALEALMSCLEDPAWRLQIEALGGYRWSL from the coding sequence GTGGATTCCGCGCTGAGTTGTCGGGAGCATCTTCCCAGGGAAGAGGCTCTTCAGATCCTTCGGGACCGTTTTGCCCCCCTTCCTGCGCGGCCCGTCCCCCTGGAGCAGGCCTCCGGGGAGGTGTTGGCGGAGGAGGTGGTGGGGGCTCGAAACGTGCCCCACTATCCTGCTGCGGCGGTGGACGGGTATGCCCTTGCCTCCGAGGACACCGCCCAGGCCAGTCCCGCCAGGCCGGTGCTTTTGTCGCGGGACCGGTTCTGCTGGGTCAACACGGGGGGGGCGGTCCCTCCTTCCTGCGATGCGGTGGTGATGGTGGAGGATACCTCCGAGGGACCGGACGGGCTGGTGGTGGTTCGGGCAACCCCTCGGGGGCAGAACGTCCGCCCCGTGGGGGAGGACGTCCTGGCCGGACAGGTTCTGGCCCGCCCCGGGGATCCCGTGACCCCAGCCCTGCAGGCGCTGCTCCTCTGCGCGGGGGTTCGAGAGATCCCCGCCCTCCCGAAACCCCGGGTTCTCTTCATCCCCACGGGGGATGAGATCCTCTCCGTGGAGGAATGGTTCCGAAGCGGAGCGACTCCTCCGCCGGGAACCGTGGTGGAGAGCAACTCCCTCCTCCTGCGGGGGTTGTTCCGTGGGTGGGGGATGGACCTTCATGTCCACCCCCTTGTGCCGGACGACCCCGTCCAGATCCGGCAGGCCCTGGACGAGGGAGCGGAGAGCTACGACGTGGTCCTCCTCGGAGCAGGGTCGGCCAAGGGCAAAAGGGATCATTCCGCCTCAGTCCTTCGGGAAGGGGGTGGGCTCCTCTTTCGCTGGCTTTTGATGAAGCCGGGGCGACCCGCCATGGGGGGAGCCTGGAAGGGCAAGCCGGTCCTCGTCCTGCCCGGTTTCCCCATGTCCACCGCGGTGGTGGCCTGGGGGCTGGTCCATCCTTTTTTGGAACACCTCGCCTCCTCGTCCGTCCCGTCGGGGGAAGAGCTTTGCTCCTCCCTGGGATGCGGGGAGCCGCAGGAATGTCGTCTTCTGGTCCCCCTTTCCTCGGCCCAGGGGATGGAGGATTGGGTGCGGCTCAAGTGTGCCAGGATCCGGGATCAGGTCGTGGCCTGGCCGCTCTCCACCGGGGCGAGCTCCCTCTTCGCCCTGGCAGAGTGTGATGCCCTGGGGGTCCTGCCCCGGGAAACCCTGGAACTGCCCAAGGGTAGCCCGTTATCCTTCTACACCCTGAAACGTATGGACCTGGACAGGACCGTCCTGTTCCAGGGGTCCGACGACCCGGCCTTCCAGAGGCTTGCCAGCCGTGTCCGCCTTCGGGGGGCGCAGGTGGCGATCCGCACCGTGGGAAGCCTGGGGGGGCTTGCGGCGTTGGCTCGGGGGGAGGCCCACCTGGCGGCCTGCCATCTTCTGGATCCCCAGACCGGAATCTACAACGATTCCTTTCTGGCTCAGTTCGACCCCCAGAGACAGTGGTGGCGTCGACGCCTCTATTACCGGGAACAGGGGCTCATCGTGCCTTCGGGGAACCCTCTGGGTCTTCGGACCATCCGAGACTTGGCGGCGCGGGGGATTCGGCTGGCCAACCGTCAACCTGGGGCGGGGACTCGGGTGCTCCTGGACCACCTTCTGGGGCGGGAGGGGATCCCTCCTGCGGGACTGGAAGGCTACGATATCCAGTGCGTCTCCCACATGGAGGCGGCCAATCGGGTGGCAAGCGGTCAGGCGGATGTGACTTTGGGCATCCGAGCCGCAGCGGAGGCGTTGGGGCTGGATTTCATCTCCTTGGCGGTGGAACCCTTTGAGATTGTCGGACCTAGGGAGTTCGAGGGGCATCCAGCCTTAGAAGCCCTAATGTCCTGCCTGGAGGATCCGGCGTGGAGGCTGCAGATTGAGGCCTTGGGAGGATATCGATGGAGTCTTTGA
- a CDS encoding molybdopterin molybdotransferase MoeA yields MNVLREVAPREEVLTKVIRELGFPWELPPRETPLALEDAAGFPLGETLVASQDHPPFSRSLRDGFAVRCEETAGASPGTPAFLRLAGEVPMGGPASEPLRRGEVLSIHTGGMLPPGADGVLMLEDATVTAGWVEARKALQRGENVVFQGEEYRRGDSLLTAGSRLDERHVGIFAALGKGVVPGVDLSATVLSTGDEVVPLETDPVPQGCVRDVNGWFLTGFLRRRGFRVRHGGILRDDPEALATGFQRAFEESDLILLSGGSSVSVRDHCEEILSQIPAPGLMVRGVNIQPGKPTHLAGSLVPRRLVVGFPGHPLACATVAYTVLLPLLGAWMGSPETWTCRKERVTLLRDLVARAGVEEFVPGRWTPQGVVPLPSASGYVAALREADGFLRFPQERETARSGEEVEFWWIPR; encoded by the coding sequence GTGAACGTCCTTAGGGAAGTGGCGCCTCGGGAGGAAGTCCTGACGAAGGTCATCCGAGAGCTTGGGTTCCCCTGGGAGCTTCCTCCCCGGGAGACGCCCTTGGCCCTGGAGGATGCCGCTGGGTTCCCCCTGGGGGAGACCCTTGTGGCGTCTCAGGACCACCCGCCCTTTTCCCGAAGTCTGCGAGACGGCTTTGCGGTCCGCTGTGAGGAGACCGCCGGAGCGTCTCCGGGAACTCCCGCCTTCCTGCGCCTTGCGGGGGAGGTCCCCATGGGAGGTCCTGCCTCGGAGCCCCTTCGCCGGGGGGAAGTCCTGTCCATCCACACGGGGGGGATGCTTCCCCCCGGGGCGGATGGGGTGCTGATGCTGGAGGATGCCACGGTCACCGCCGGGTGGGTGGAGGCTCGAAAAGCCCTGCAGCGGGGCGAAAACGTGGTCTTCCAGGGGGAGGAATACCGCAGAGGAGACTCTCTCCTGACCGCGGGCTCCCGTCTGGACGAACGCCACGTGGGGATTTTCGCGGCGCTGGGGAAAGGCGTGGTGCCCGGGGTCGACCTCTCTGCCACGGTGCTGAGCACGGGAGATGAGGTGGTCCCCCTGGAGACGGACCCCGTGCCCCAGGGCTGCGTTCGGGACGTCAACGGGTGGTTTCTGACGGGGTTCCTCCGCCGAAGGGGGTTTCGTGTGCGCCACGGGGGCATCCTTCGGGATGACCCGGAAGCCCTTGCGACAGGGTTCCAGCGGGCCTTCGAGGAGAGCGACCTGATCCTTCTGAGCGGGGGCTCTTCGGTGAGCGTTCGGGATCACTGTGAGGAGATCCTGTCGCAGATCCCCGCTCCGGGGCTGATGGTCCGGGGGGTCAACATCCAGCCCGGAAAGCCCACCCACCTTGCGGGTTCCCTTGTCCCCCGCCGGTTGGTGGTGGGTTTTCCCGGACACCCCCTCGCCTGCGCCACCGTGGCCTACACGGTGCTCCTCCCCCTCTTGGGGGCCTGGATGGGATCTCCGGAAACCTGGACCTGCAGGAAGGAAAGGGTCACCCTGCTTCGAGATCTCGTCGCCCGCGCGGGGGTGGAGGAGTTCGTCCCGGGGCGATGGACGCCCCAAGGCGTGGTCCCGCTTCCCTCCGCTTCGGGCTATGTGGCGGCGCTTCGTGAAGCGGACGGGTTCCTCCGGTTCCCCCAGGAGCGCGAGACGGCCCGATCCGGCGAGGAGGTGGAGTTCTGGTGGATTCCGCGCTGA
- a CDS encoding SPOR domain-containing protein — protein MSQRRSRSYKQKHSLSAFGQLALPLAALVAVGILVLGVRLFFQPQTPSPDAPPPAQVSQEPSPTAEPEVVEVSLTPTPAPKRKAVVTPGVVRVPKAEPEVEAKPTRKPLPTAVRKKTPSAAPTPRLLTTPKPHPTVQPSRVPPSPGTGAPGFWVQAGAFSSREAAQALTDRLQKEGFRPQMQEAKVGEGTFFRVRVPGGNSREAAEAVAASLGAKGFPTQIVPPRAKPQGE, from the coding sequence TTGAGCCAACGCCGGTCCCGATCCTACAAGCAGAAGCATTCTCTCTCCGCTTTCGGGCAGCTTGCCCTTCCCCTGGCGGCACTGGTGGCGGTGGGAATCCTGGTGCTGGGAGTCCGTCTGTTCTTCCAACCCCAGACACCGTCCCCGGATGCCCCTCCTCCGGCACAGGTCTCCCAGGAGCCCTCCCCGACGGCGGAGCCGGAGGTCGTAGAGGTCTCCCTCACTCCCACCCCTGCCCCAAAGCGCAAGGCCGTGGTCACTCCTGGGGTGGTCAGGGTTCCCAAGGCGGAGCCGGAGGTGGAGGCCAAACCGACCCGAAAGCCCCTTCCCACGGCGGTCCGGAAGAAGACCCCTTCGGCGGCCCCTACCCCTAGGCTTTTGACGACTCCGAAACCTCACCCCACGGTACAGCCTTCTCGGGTTCCCCCCTCTCCGGGGACGGGTGCGCCGGGCTTTTGGGTTCAGGCGGGAGCGTTCTCCTCCCGGGAGGCGGCGCAGGCTCTGACGGATCGGCTCCAGAAGGAGGGATTCCGTCCCCAGATGCAGGAGGCCAAGGTGGGGGAGGGGACGTTCTTCCGCGTCCGCGTCCCCGGCGGAAACAGCCGGGAGGCGGCGGAGGCGGTGGCGGCTTCCCTGGGGGCCAAGGGATTCCCCACCCAGATCGTCCCGCCTCGTGCCAAGCCCCAGGGGGAATGA
- a CDS encoding B12-binding domain-containing radical SAM protein has translation MTGWKSWKTYREDESWVEPLPKGGDLPWALFYPASYEVGSANLGMHHVYRALRRSGVGVERFFLGPQSPYRSVESDTLLERFPIITAGIAYENDVWSLMAWLQGASIPLSWKERGQCRGAPLVGVGGSLTSINPLSLYALCDFIVLGDGEVSLADVVARLRRGRGGREDQWEALSELPHVLVPPLWGRRGGPSSGPGKAQALEPPNAASAWVTPRCTFGKTLLVELQRGCRRGCRFCTLPRCFTPLRRLPFPEALSLLEKAARGTSFEQVGLITPEAGDYPEIRGLLERLTALRKSVSFASLRLDSLDAFMVDSLHRGGRTALTLAPEAGTEALRRSCGKPFTDELILQKARLAAERGLRQAKLYFMLGLPGEEEEDVAGMASLTESLLQETRLSLVLSVNPFVPKPGTPWGEEAFLSAEVYERRTSFLRESLLSRGRRRRISFRFASHREAALEYALGWSSSEDSEETLDRFLAGERAPTPPRRDQARRELERLGFFRSPHRENPADHGRCFP, from the coding sequence GTGACGGGTTGGAAGAGCTGGAAGACCTACAGAGAGGACGAGTCCTGGGTGGAGCCGCTCCCCAAGGGGGGGGACTTGCCTTGGGCTCTGTTTTACCCCGCCTCTTACGAGGTCGGCAGCGCCAACCTGGGGATGCACCACGTCTACCGGGCGCTGCGCCGCTCGGGAGTGGGGGTGGAGCGGTTCTTCCTCGGCCCCCAGTCGCCCTACCGATCCGTAGAAAGCGACACCCTTCTGGAACGATTTCCGATCATCACCGCAGGAATCGCCTACGAGAACGACGTTTGGTCCCTGATGGCCTGGCTTCAGGGGGCCTCCATCCCCCTTTCCTGGAAAGAGCGGGGGCAGTGCAGGGGGGCTCCTTTGGTGGGGGTAGGAGGAAGCCTCACGTCCATCAATCCCCTGTCCCTGTATGCCCTTTGCGATTTCATCGTGTTGGGGGACGGGGAGGTTTCTCTGGCCGATGTGGTGGCCCGTCTTCGGCGGGGGAGGGGGGGGCGGGAAGATCAGTGGGAGGCTTTGTCGGAGCTTCCCCACGTGCTGGTGCCTCCCCTGTGGGGCCGAAGGGGGGGGCCCTCTTCCGGCCCGGGAAAGGCCCAGGCGCTGGAGCCCCCAAATGCCGCCAGCGCCTGGGTGACCCCAAGGTGTACCTTTGGGAAGACCCTGCTGGTGGAGCTTCAGAGGGGCTGTCGGAGGGGTTGCCGCTTCTGCACACTTCCTCGCTGTTTTACTCCCTTGAGGCGTCTTCCGTTTCCCGAGGCGCTCTCGCTTTTGGAGAAAGCGGCCCGGGGTACCTCCTTCGAGCAGGTGGGACTCATCACTCCCGAGGCGGGGGATTATCCGGAGATCCGGGGCCTCCTGGAGCGGCTGACGGCGTTGCGCAAGAGCGTCTCCTTTGCCTCGCTTCGCCTGGATTCTCTGGATGCCTTCATGGTCGACTCTCTGCACCGAGGGGGCAGAACGGCCCTGACCCTCGCCCCCGAGGCGGGTACGGAGGCCCTACGAAGGAGCTGCGGCAAGCCCTTCACGGACGAACTGATCCTGCAGAAGGCAAGGCTGGCCGCTGAGAGAGGGCTGCGTCAGGCGAAGCTCTATTTCATGTTAGGGCTTCCAGGGGAGGAGGAGGAGGACGTGGCCGGGATGGCATCCCTGACGGAGTCCCTGCTTCAGGAGACACGCCTCTCCTTGGTGCTTTCGGTGAACCCTTTCGTCCCCAAGCCGGGGACCCCATGGGGGGAGGAAGCCTTCCTCTCTGCGGAGGTCTACGAGAGACGGACGTCGTTTCTCCGGGAGAGCCTGCTTTCCCGGGGGAGACGGCGCCGGATCTCCTTCCGCTTTGCAAGCCACAGGGAGGCCGCGCTGGAGTATGCTCTTGGCTGGTCCTCCTCCGAGGACAGCGAGGAAACGTTGGACCGTTTTTTGGCGGGAGAAAGGGCGCCGACCCCTCCACGGCGCGACCAAGCCCGGAGGGAGCTGGAAAGGCTGGGATTTTTCCGTTCCCCGCATCGTGAGAACCCCGCAGATCATGGGAGGTGCTTTCCTTGA
- the ftsZ gene encoding cell division protein FtsZ, which produces MSEVFQIEKPERPYREVIKVVGVGGGGNNALNHIIRNGVGGVEFISANTDVAHMEMSEAHARIVLGRELTRGLGAGANPEIGLKAAQESREEIRAVLEGADMVFLTAGMGGGTGTGATPVIASVAKETGALVVAVVTRPFLFEGKRRIQQAQLGIERLREQVDALIVIPNDRLLELTEKKTSLAEAFKLADEVLRQAVEGVTSLILRPGLVNVDFADLRTVMSNAGSAIMGIGEGHGENRATVAARNAIQSPLMENPMAGAKGVLFNVTGGANVGIHEIQEAARVINEAADEDATLIWGHVLEPGMEDRIQIIVIATGFSESAKASPAALRHPASGPAAVRSSGYSSPGTSAKERPAATPGRVCLELEESEVRTAGGNTEEDLFKLSGVPTNQLDVPAFVRRRKPS; this is translated from the coding sequence ATGTCTGAAGTCTTTCAGATCGAAAAACCCGAGCGGCCCTACCGGGAAGTCATCAAGGTTGTGGGAGTCGGAGGCGGCGGAAACAACGCCTTGAACCACATCATCCGAAACGGAGTCGGAGGGGTGGAGTTCATCTCTGCCAACACCGATGTGGCGCATATGGAGATGTCCGAGGCCCATGCGAGGATCGTTCTGGGCCGCGAGTTGACTCGAGGACTGGGGGCGGGGGCCAATCCGGAGATCGGCCTCAAGGCCGCCCAGGAATCCCGGGAGGAAATCCGAGCGGTCCTGGAAGGGGCCGACATGGTGTTCCTCACCGCCGGGATGGGGGGGGGGACCGGTACCGGAGCCACACCGGTCATCGCCAGCGTGGCCAAGGAGACAGGGGCCCTGGTGGTGGCCGTGGTGACCCGTCCGTTTCTCTTCGAAGGAAAACGGAGGATCCAGCAGGCTCAGCTGGGCATCGAGCGTCTCCGAGAACAGGTGGACGCGCTGATCGTGATCCCCAACGACCGTCTCCTGGAACTCACGGAAAAGAAGACCTCCCTGGCGGAGGCGTTCAAGCTGGCCGACGAGGTCCTTCGCCAGGCTGTGGAAGGGGTCACGAGCCTGATCCTGCGGCCGGGACTGGTGAACGTGGACTTCGCGGACCTGCGCACCGTCATGAGCAACGCGGGCTCCGCCATCATGGGCATCGGGGAGGGGCACGGAGAGAACCGGGCCACCGTCGCGGCCCGAAACGCCATCCAGAGCCCCCTTATGGAAAACCCCATGGCGGGGGCGAAGGGCGTCCTCTTCAACGTCACCGGGGGAGCCAACGTGGGCATCCACGAGATCCAGGAGGCCGCTCGGGTCATCAACGAGGCGGCGGACGAAGATGCCACCCTCATTTGGGGGCACGTCCTGGAGCCGGGCATGGAGGATCGCATCCAGATCATCGTCATTGCCACGGGGTTCTCCGAATCTGCCAAGGCGAGTCCCGCGGCGCTGCGCCATCCCGCTTCCGGGCCCGCTGCAGTTCGCTCCTCCGGGTATTCCTCTCCCGGCACTTCGGCGAAGGAGAGACCGGCCGCCACTCCCGGGAGGGTCTGCCTGGAGCTGGAGGAGTCGGAGGTGCGCACGGCGGGAGGAAACACGGAGGAGGACCTCTTCAAGCTCAGCGGCGTTCCCACGAATCAGTTGGATGTCCCCGCATTCGTCCGCAGGAGAAAACCCTCCTGA
- the ftsA gene encoding cell division protein FtsA, with translation MFKKGSTSAAQRDPELLVGLDLGTSKVAVVVAERESRTGEAQIIGIGHSPSQGIRKGLIVNLDQAIRSVKQAVADAQNMVGLELDEATVAFSGSDVLSVRSKGMVSLGRSPRPVMQLDVERVIEAAQTEVAVPANQSVLHTIPVEYSLDGHGGIDDPLGMTGMRLEIDLQSVIVPTAALQNVLNCVEKAGLEVTGLVIKPLASALGSLSPEEAMAGAVAVDVGGGTTGVAVFSEGRPRRLSIIPVGGDHLTNDVACVLRIPLSKAEEIKREISLFGDPEAQDETIDFEIRGRNYSCPVRDVADIVKCRIEELYGVLVKSEVAEAGLPMLPAGLVLTGGVAKTNDLDGFVSEVLDMPARAAFPLDSGRMPPGRNGFEYACAAGIIRYMLERERNPFRYMEPSLDQIKRQGPTLRGGDERPKQVPKKPAGPSGLEQMLDTLKKSFRELF, from the coding sequence TTGTTCAAAAAAGGTTCAACCTCCGCGGCCCAGAGAGACCCGGAACTGCTGGTGGGACTCGACCTTGGGACGAGCAAGGTAGCGGTGGTGGTCGCTGAAAGGGAAAGCCGCACGGGAGAGGCCCAGATCATCGGCATCGGACACTCCCCATCCCAGGGAATTCGAAAGGGCTTGATCGTCAACCTGGATCAGGCTATCCGTTCGGTCAAGCAGGCGGTGGCGGATGCCCAGAACATGGTGGGCCTGGAACTGGACGAGGCCACGGTTGCCTTCAGCGGCAGCGATGTGCTGAGTGTCCGGTCCAAGGGCATGGTGTCTCTGGGACGTTCCCCCCGGCCGGTGATGCAGTTGGACGTGGAGCGGGTCATTGAGGCTGCCCAGACGGAGGTGGCTGTTCCGGCAAACCAATCGGTCCTTCATACCATCCCCGTGGAGTACTCCCTGGACGGCCATGGAGGGATCGACGATCCCCTCGGGATGACGGGCATGCGGTTAGAGATCGATCTCCAATCCGTGATCGTCCCCACGGCGGCTCTGCAGAACGTGCTGAACTGCGTGGAGAAGGCGGGGCTGGAGGTGACGGGGCTGGTCATCAAGCCCCTGGCGTCCGCCCTGGGTTCTCTTTCTCCCGAGGAAGCCATGGCGGGGGCCGTGGCGGTGGACGTGGGAGGGGGCACCACGGGGGTGGCGGTCTTCTCCGAAGGGCGTCCCCGAAGGCTTTCCATCATCCCCGTAGGGGGGGACCATCTCACCAACGATGTGGCCTGCGTGCTGCGCATCCCCCTGAGCAAGGCCGAGGAGATCAAGCGGGAGATCTCCCTCTTCGGCGATCCGGAAGCTCAGGACGAGACCATCGATTTCGAGATCCGGGGGAGGAATTATTCCTGCCCCGTTCGGGACGTGGCGGACATCGTCAAGTGCCGCATCGAGGAGCTTTACGGGGTGTTGGTGAAGTCCGAGGTCGCCGAGGCGGGATTGCCGATGCTCCCTGCCGGGCTTGTCCTCACCGGGGGAGTGGCAAAGACCAACGACCTGGACGGCTTCGTCTCCGAGGTCCTGGACATGCCCGCTCGGGCCGCTTTCCCCCTGGATTCGGGCAGGATGCCTCCCGGGCGTAACGGGTTCGAGTATGCCTGCGCGGCGGGGATCATCCGGTACATGCTGGAGCGGGAGCGGAATCCGTTCCGGTACATGGAGCCCTCCCTGGACCAGATCAAGCGACAGGGGCCCACCCTGAGGGGGGGCGACGAGAGGCCCAAGCAGGTGCCGAAGAAGCCCGCTGGTCCCTCGGGGCTGGAGCAGATGCTGGACACCCTCAAGAAGTCCTTTCGGGAACTTTTTTAA
- the murB gene encoding UDP-N-acetylmuramate dehydrogenase produces MRWLWELDRKGLCSVLSRESLKHWNTWGVGGVAPLVLRPRTFPVLRDICVAAKQEGVPLHLLGEGSNVLVPDEGLPGWVLLLRDDPTPPALLGTRGPLREFRVPGGVSLRRLVSWSLRRGLSGLEFALGIPGTLGGALAGNAGAQGDSIGDHVSFLEIQEEDGVVRRCARSDLSFAYRTSPFQKEKTLILSAGLLLAPTEEAELRRRARAFGDLRRNQPRMCKTAGCVFRNPPGFSAGRLLDLAGCKGLVRGGARVSPRHANFIENVQDASASDILELALQCRERVANAHGVNLEFEVRLLGPTP; encoded by the coding sequence ATGCGGTGGCTGTGGGAGCTTGACCGAAAAGGACTGTGTTCGGTCCTTTCCCGGGAGTCCTTGAAGCACTGGAACACCTGGGGCGTGGGGGGAGTGGCTCCCTTGGTCCTGCGCCCTCGCACCTTCCCAGTCCTTCGGGACATCTGCGTCGCCGCAAAGCAGGAGGGTGTCCCTCTGCACCTCCTCGGGGAGGGGAGCAACGTGCTCGTCCCGGACGAAGGGCTTCCCGGGTGGGTGTTGCTTCTTCGTGATGATCCGACCCCTCCTGCTTTGCTGGGTACGCGGGGTCCCCTCCGGGAGTTTCGCGTCCCCGGCGGCGTTTCTTTGAGGAGGCTGGTTTCCTGGTCCCTGAGGAGGGGGCTTTCGGGGCTGGAATTTGCTCTGGGCATTCCTGGGACCCTTGGAGGGGCCCTCGCGGGGAATGCGGGCGCCCAGGGAGATTCCATCGGGGACCATGTGAGCTTCTTGGAGATCCAGGAGGAGGACGGGGTTGTGCGGAGGTGTGCCCGGAGCGACCTCTCCTTTGCCTACCGCACCTCTCCCTTCCAGAAGGAGAAAACCCTCATCCTGAGTGCAGGTCTTCTCCTGGCCCCGACGGAAGAGGCGGAACTGAGGCGGCGGGCTCGAGCCTTCGGAGACCTGCGGCGTAACCAACCTCGGATGTGCAAGACCGCAGGGTGCGTGTTCCGAAATCCCCCGGGCTTCAGCGCAGGTCGACTTTTGGACTTGGCGGGCTGCAAGGGGTTGGTGCGAGGAGGGGCGCGCGTGTCCCCCCGACACGCCAACTTTATTGAGAACGTTCAAGACGCCTCCGCCAGCGATATCCTGGAGCTGGCCTTGCAGTGCCGGGAGCGAGTGGCGAACGCTCATGGGGTCAACTTGGAGTTCGAGGTGAGGCTTCTTGGACCGACCCCATAG